A part of Lacibacter sp. H407 genomic DNA contains:
- a CDS encoding TlpA disulfide reductase family protein has protein sequence MKNIFTYLFLLPFCTEIQSQDSNFILQGKINGFNEGIIYLNYRDSKSADILDSAVVQNGDFSFKGNISEPTKVYLYSSAKKKTDSEGTNDAQFFIEPAIMKLQLVHGKFSEVKLVGSKTQDDWKYYNEQIKTYEIKWKPVLSTIKKAESEKNWTLYDSLTDKYMIPYTEGKERLYIDFVYANPNSYISIDLLSFNRHRLQFDSLNLFYQKLASNIKQTTGGIELGKFVLKEGSLQIGKQAPAILFTDKDGIPRKLSDFKGKFILLDFWASWCVPCRQESPYLVEVYKKYQTKGFEIISFSLDREKEKQAWLDAIVQDSMSWIQVCDFKYWNSEIAKAFNLFGRGIPVNFLLDADGKIIGRDIRAWKLEEYLLRYIQ, from the coding sequence ATGAAGAACATTTTTACCTATTTATTTTTACTTCCTTTTTGCACTGAAATACAGTCACAGGATAGCAATTTTATTTTGCAAGGAAAAATCAATGGTTTCAACGAGGGGATTATCTATTTAAATTATCGTGATTCGAAAAGTGCTGACATTTTGGACAGTGCAGTTGTACAAAATGGGGATTTCAGTTTTAAAGGAAATATTTCGGAACCTACAAAAGTGTATTTGTATAGCAGTGCAAAGAAAAAAACTGATTCAGAAGGTACTAACGATGCACAGTTTTTCATTGAACCGGCAATAATGAAGTTGCAACTTGTACACGGAAAATTTAGTGAAGTGAAATTGGTTGGCTCAAAAACTCAGGACGATTGGAAATATTATAACGAACAAATAAAGACCTATGAGATCAAATGGAAGCCTGTTCTTTCAACAATCAAAAAAGCGGAGAGCGAAAAGAACTGGACGTTGTACGATTCATTAACTGATAAGTACATGATCCCGTATACGGAAGGTAAGGAGCGACTTTATATCGACTTTGTTTATGCTAACCCCAATTCATACATAAGTATCGATTTACTTTCGTTTAACCGCCACAGGTTGCAGTTTGATTCACTTAATTTGTTTTATCAAAAACTTGCTTCTAACATTAAACAAACAACAGGTGGAATTGAATTGGGAAAGTTTGTATTAAAAGAAGGTAGTTTGCAGATTGGAAAACAAGCGCCTGCTATTTTGTTTACAGATAAGGATGGGATACCCCGGAAATTATCTGACTTTAAAGGCAAATTTATCTTGCTCGATTTCTGGGCAAGTTGGTGTGTGCCCTGCAGACAGGAAAGCCCGTATTTAGTTGAAGTTTATAAAAAGTATCAAACAAAAGGATTCGAGATTATTTCTTTTTCATTAGACCGAGAAAAAGAAAAGCAAGCCTGGTTGGATGCAATTGTTCAAGACAGTATGAGCTGGATACAGGTTTGTGATTTCAAATATTGGAACAGTGAAATAGCCAAAGCCTTTAATTTATTCGGGAGAGGAATACCCGTTAATTTCCTGTTGGATGCAGATGGAAAAATAATTGGTCGTGATATCAGAGCATGGAAACTGGAAGAATATCTCTTGCGTTACATACAGTAA
- a CDS encoding VOC family protein — MSYTVPAQTRIGHVHLKVSDIERSLAFYNELLGFEITQRYGSQAVFISAGGYHHHIGLNTWHSKGTGPAPVNVPGLFHTAILYPTRKDLAVILKRLLEAKYPLTGASDHGVSEALYLDDPDGNGVELYWDKPKEQWPLDANGNLEMVTKRLDLEGLLKEAE, encoded by the coding sequence ATGAGTTACACTGTTCCTGCACAAACCCGCATTGGTCATGTGCATTTAAAAGTTTCAGATATAGAACGTTCATTAGCTTTTTACAACGAACTGCTTGGTTTTGAAATAACACAACGCTATGGTTCGCAGGCTGTGTTTATTTCAGCAGGTGGTTATCATCATCATATTGGTTTGAATACCTGGCACAGCAAAGGGACAGGTCCGGCACCGGTGAATGTGCCGGGCTTATTTCATACAGCTATTCTTTATCCCACAAGAAAAGACCTTGCTGTTATTTTGAAACGATTGCTGGAAGCAAAATATCCGTTAACCGGTGCATCGGATCATGGTGTGAGCGAAGCGCTTTATTTAGATGACCCTGACGGAAATGGTGTTGAACTGTATTGGGATAAACCAAAAGAGCAATGGCCGTTGGATGCAAATGGAAATTTGGAAATGGTGACGAAGAGGTTGGATTTGGAGGGGTTATTAAAAGAGGCAGAGTAA
- a CDS encoding electron transfer flavoprotein subunit alpha/FixB family protein: protein MSVLIFIDSAEGHVKKSSFEALTYGAHLAKQLGTSAEGVLLGTVADDVASLGKYGISKIHHVANDSLNHVDAQVYAKAIADVATAAGATVIVLSHNVTGKAVSPRLSARLKAGLVAGAVGLPDTSNGFVVKKGVFSGKAFAHIAVNTPVKILSISPNSFKTEAGEGTAEVVASNVTVDAAKIKVTATNKVTGQVPLSEAELVVSGGRGLKGPENWGMMEELAGLLGAATACSRAVADAHWRPHHEHVGQTGGSIAPNLYLAVGISGAIQHLAGVNRSKVIVVINKDPEAPFFKAADYGIVGDAFDVIPKMIQEVKKLKGVA, encoded by the coding sequence ATGAGCGTTTTAATATTCATCGACTCTGCCGAAGGTCATGTAAAAAAATCTTCGTTTGAAGCATTAACCTATGGTGCACATTTAGCCAAACAACTCGGCACAAGTGCTGAAGGCGTTTTGTTGGGAACTGTGGCGGATGATGTGGCCTCTTTAGGAAAATATGGTATTTCAAAAATTCATCATGTGGCAAACGATAGCCTGAATCATGTAGATGCACAGGTATATGCAAAAGCAATTGCTGATGTGGCAACTGCTGCAGGCGCAACCGTGATCGTGCTTTCACATAACGTAACAGGGAAAGCTGTTTCTCCACGACTGAGTGCAAGATTAAAAGCGGGTTTGGTAGCCGGTGCTGTTGGTTTGCCCGATACAAGCAATGGATTCGTTGTGAAGAAAGGCGTGTTCAGCGGAAAAGCATTTGCACACATTGCAGTGAACACTCCGGTAAAAATTCTTTCCATCAGCCCTAACTCATTTAAAACAGAAGCCGGTGAAGGAACTGCTGAAGTAGTTGCTTCAAATGTAACGGTTGATGCAGCAAAAATAAAAGTAACAGCAACGAATAAGGTAACCGGACAGGTTCCATTAAGTGAAGCTGAGCTGGTAGTGAGTGGCGGCCGTGGTTTAAAAGGACCGGAGAACTGGGGCATGATGGAAGAACTGGCTGGTTTGCTGGGTGCAGCTACCGCCTGCAGCCGTGCGGTGGCCGATGCACATTGGCGTCCTCATCATGAGCATGTTGGACAAACGGGTGGTTCCATTGCGCCGAATTTATACCTGGCCGTTGGCATTAGTGGTGCTATTCAACATCTGGCTGGTGTAAACCGAAGCAAAGTAATTGTGGTGATCAACAAAGACCCTGAAGCACCTTTCTTCAAAGCTGCCGATTACGGTATTGTAGGCGATGCGTTTGATGTGATCCCGAAAATGATACAGGAAGTAAAGAAACTCAAAGGAGTGGCTTAA
- a CDS encoding electron transfer flavoprotein subunit beta/FixA family protein, whose translation MKILVCISKTPDTTAKIAFTDNNTKFAQDGVQWIINPYDEWYALVRAIELKEKDPSTVIHLVTVGPADADPIIRKALALGGDEAIRVNADSHDSFYIAAQIAEIAKQGAYDLVFTGKETIDYNGSSIGGMVAELLDQPYVSLATKFELNGTVATINREIEGGEETCEVSLPVVVSCQKGMAEQRIPNMKGIMGARTKPLKAVEPVAVDALTSVASFELPPAKAGVKLVDPENVGELVRLLHEEAKVI comes from the coding sequence ATGAAGATTTTAGTTTGTATCAGTAAAACACCGGATACGACGGCAAAAATAGCCTTCACCGATAACAACACAAAGTTTGCGCAGGATGGCGTGCAGTGGATCATTAATCCGTACGACGAATGGTATGCATTGGTGCGTGCCATTGAACTGAAAGAAAAAGATCCTTCAACCGTTATTCATCTGGTAACTGTTGGGCCTGCTGATGCAGATCCGATCATCCGCAAAGCATTGGCATTGGGAGGCGATGAAGCCATTCGTGTAAATGCCGATAGCCATGATAGCTTTTACATTGCTGCACAAATTGCGGAGATCGCAAAACAAGGTGCATACGACCTGGTATTCACCGGTAAAGAAACTATTGACTATAATGGTTCATCCATTGGTGGTATGGTTGCTGAATTACTCGATCAACCTTATGTTTCTCTTGCAACAAAGTTTGAATTGAATGGGACAGTTGCAACCATCAACCGTGAAATTGAAGGTGGCGAAGAAACCTGCGAGGTTAGTCTGCCCGTAGTTGTTAGTTGCCAGAAAGGAATGGCTGAGCAACGTATCCCCAACATGAAAGGTATTATGGGTGCACGTACAAAACCTTTGAAAGCAGTTGAACCGGTCGCTGTAGATGCACTCACTTCAGTTGCTTCATTTGAATTACCTCCTGCGAAAGCTGGTGTAAAACTGGTTGATCCGGAGAATGTAGGCGAATTGGTGAGATTACTTCACGAAGAAGCCAAGGTTATTTAA
- the rocD gene encoding ornithine--oxo-acid transaminase yields MHTSIAATSANTQYFIDKEKQFGAHNYHPLPVVLKRGEGVFMWDVDDKRYYDFLSGYSAVNQGHCHPRIVASLIEQAQKLTLTSRAFHNNLLGEYEEYITQYFGYDKVLPMNTGVEAVETAIKLARRWGYEIKGIEENKAKIIVCAQNFHGRTSTVISFSTDPSSYTRFGPFMPGFKVIPFNDLEALKEALDDKDVCGFLVEPIQGEAGVVVPTEGYLSTAKKYCAEANVLFIGDEIQTGLCRTGKMLACDHENVRPDILILGKALSGGVLPVSAVLADDQIMMTIKPGEHGSTYGGNPLACAVAITSLQVLKEEKLAERAEQLGQLLRDEIEKLNSPFISLVRGKGLLNAIVIKHSNPEAAWDLCMEMKENGLLAKPTHGDKIRFAPPLVITEEQIHECVGIISKSLQVLQ; encoded by the coding sequence ATGCATACTTCTATTGCAGCAACATCTGCCAATACACAATATTTTATTGATAAAGAAAAGCAGTTCGGTGCTCACAACTATCACCCATTGCCTGTGGTGTTGAAACGTGGCGAAGGTGTTTTCATGTGGGATGTAGATGATAAACGTTACTATGATTTCCTGAGTGGTTATTCTGCCGTTAACCAGGGGCATTGTCATCCACGCATTGTTGCATCATTGATTGAGCAGGCGCAAAAACTGACGCTTACCTCACGTGCATTTCACAATAATCTCTTAGGTGAGTATGAAGAATACATCACACAATATTTCGGTTACGATAAAGTGTTACCGATGAATACCGGTGTTGAAGCCGTGGAGACAGCCATTAAGTTAGCACGCCGTTGGGGTTATGAAATAAAAGGCATTGAAGAAAACAAAGCGAAGATCATTGTATGCGCACAGAACTTTCACGGAAGAACAAGCACTGTGATCTCGTTTAGTACTGATCCTTCTTCTTATACCAGGTTCGGACCGTTCATGCCGGGCTTCAAAGTAATTCCCTTCAATGATTTGGAAGCATTAAAAGAAGCATTGGATGATAAAGATGTTTGCGGATTTTTAGTTGAACCCATTCAAGGCGAAGCTGGTGTAGTTGTTCCAACTGAAGGCTATTTATCAACTGCAAAAAAATATTGTGCAGAAGCAAATGTATTGTTCATTGGCGATGAGATACAAACCGGTCTTTGTCGCACAGGAAAAATGCTGGCATGCGATCATGAGAATGTTCGTCCTGATATTTTGATTCTTGGCAAGGCTCTCAGCGGTGGTGTACTACCTGTAAGTGCTGTACTGGCCGATGATCAGATCATGATGACGATCAAACCGGGTGAACATGGAAGTACATACGGTGGCAATCCGTTGGCATGTGCTGTCGCCATTACTTCTTTGCAGGTATTGAAAGAGGAGAAGCTTGCAGAACGTGCAGAACAACTCGGACAATTATTAAGAGATGAAATTGAAAAACTTAATTCTCCTTTCATCAGTTTGGTTAGAGGCAAAGGCTTATTGAATGCAATCGTGATCAAACACAGTAACCCTGAAGCAGCATGGGATCTTTGTATGGAGATGAAAGAAAACGGATTGCTTGCAAAACCAACGCATGGTGACAAGATCCGTTTTGCTCCACCATTGGTGATTACAGAAGAACAGATTCATGAATGCGTGGGAATTATTAGTAAGAGTTTGCAGGTGCTTCAATAA
- a CDS encoding four helix bundle protein produces the protein MKENILKTKSFDFAVRIVKLYKFLKKEHNEFILSQQIVRSGTSVGALIREAEHGESLKDFIHKLTIGLTEANESKYWLDLLYATEFITKKMYDSMNKDCEELLKLLTASVKTSKSRIK, from the coding sequence ATGAAAGAAAACATCTTAAAAACAAAAAGTTTTGACTTTGCTGTGCGGATAGTAAAACTCTATAAGTTCCTGAAGAAAGAGCATAATGAGTTTATTCTATCACAACAAATAGTTAGAAGCGGTACTTCTGTTGGAGCACTGATCAGAGAAGCGGAACATGGAGAGAGTTTGAAAGATTTTATTCATAAGCTAACGATTGGATTAACAGAAGCAAACGAATCAAAATACTGGTTGGATTTGCTTTATGCAACGGAATTTATTACAAAAAAAATGTACGACTCGATGAATAAGGATTGTGAAGAGCTTTTGAAATTATTAACCGCCAGCGTGAAAACATCAAAATCAAGAATCAAATAA
- a CDS encoding glutamine--tRNA ligase/YqeY domain fusion protein: MSDEKSLNFIEEIIEEDLKNGKYESILTRFPPEPNGYLHIGHAKSICLNFGLGIKYNGKTNLRFDDTNPVTEDTEYVDSIKEDIKWLGFNWANEFYASDYFEQLYGFAVKLIEKGLAYVDDSSSEEIAKQKGTPTQPGVRNQYSERSVEENLQLFADMRAGKYKDGEKVLRAKIDMTSPNMHMRDPLMYRIKHAHHHRTGDAWCIYPMYDFAHGQSDSIENITHSICTLEFIPHRPLYEWCIEKLEIFPSKQYEFARLNLNYTVMSKRKLLQLVNENHVTGWDDPRMPTISGLRRRGYTPESIREFCDKIGVAKRDNLIEFGLLEFCVREDLNKIAYRRMVVFNPIKVIITNYPEAQTETLHSENNPEDANSGARAIPFSREILIEADDFMEVAPKKYFRLAPGQMVRLKSAYIIKCDEVVKNEDGSIAAIHCSYIPESKSGSDTSGISVKGTLHWVNAADAVEVEVREYDRLFRVENPASEEGDFKEYINPNSLTVVKGYAEPAIQTATLTDRFQFLRKGYYCLDKDSTTDKFIFNRTVTLKDAWAKEVKKG, encoded by the coding sequence ATGAGCGACGAAAAAAGCCTGAATTTTATTGAAGAGATCATTGAAGAAGACCTGAAAAACGGGAAGTATGAGTCTATTCTTACACGTTTCCCGCCGGAGCCAAATGGCTACCTGCACATTGGTCATGCCAAAAGTATTTGCTTAAACTTTGGCTTAGGCATCAAGTATAACGGCAAAACCAATTTACGTTTTGATGATACAAACCCCGTAACGGAGGATACAGAATACGTTGACAGTATCAAAGAAGACATCAAATGGCTGGGCTTTAACTGGGCCAATGAATTTTATGCATCCGATTATTTTGAGCAGTTGTATGGATTTGCCGTAAAACTGATCGAAAAAGGATTAGCCTATGTTGACGACAGCAGCAGCGAAGAAATAGCCAAACAAAAAGGCACCCCTACTCAACCGGGCGTACGAAATCAATACAGTGAACGAAGTGTAGAAGAAAACCTGCAACTGTTTGCGGACATGCGTGCAGGAAAATACAAAGACGGCGAAAAAGTACTCCGTGCAAAGATCGATATGACATCACCCAACATGCACATGCGTGATCCGCTGATGTACCGTATCAAACATGCGCATCATCACCGCACAGGTGATGCATGGTGCATTTACCCGATGTATGATTTTGCACATGGCCAAAGTGATTCAATTGAAAACATTACACACTCTATCTGTACATTGGAATTTATTCCCCATCGTCCGTTGTATGAATGGTGTATAGAAAAACTCGAAATATTTCCGTCAAAACAATATGAGTTTGCCCGACTGAACCTCAACTATACGGTGATGAGTAAACGCAAATTGCTGCAACTCGTTAACGAAAACCATGTAACCGGTTGGGACGATCCACGTATGCCTACCATCAGTGGTTTACGCCGCAGAGGATATACACCTGAAAGCATCCGTGAGTTTTGTGATAAGATCGGTGTAGCCAAGCGTGATAACCTGATCGAATTCGGGTTACTTGAATTTTGTGTACGGGAAGATCTCAACAAAATTGCTTACCGACGTATGGTGGTGTTCAATCCCATCAAGGTGATCATTACAAATTATCCGGAAGCACAAACCGAAACATTACATTCAGAAAACAATCCGGAAGATGCGAACAGCGGTGCAAGAGCTATTCCGTTCAGTCGTGAAATATTGATCGAAGCAGATGATTTTATGGAAGTAGCGCCGAAGAAATATTTCCGTTTGGCGCCGGGACAAATGGTACGTTTGAAAAGCGCCTACATCATCAAGTGCGATGAAGTAGTGAAAAATGAAGACGGCTCCATTGCGGCTATTCATTGCAGTTATATTCCTGAAAGTAAAAGCGGAAGTGATACAAGCGGCATTAGTGTAAAAGGAACCCTGCATTGGGTAAACGCTGCTGATGCAGTGGAAGTGGAAGTTCGGGAATACGATCGTTTATTCCGAGTAGAAAATCCTGCAAGTGAAGAAGGTGACTTTAAAGAATACATCAACCCTAATTCGTTAACGGTGGTGAAAGGATATGCTGAACCGGCTATTCAAACAGCAACCCTTACCGATCGTTTTCAATTTTTACGCAAAGGATATTATTGTTTAGATAAGGATTCAACTACAGATAAATTCATTTTCAACCGCACTGTTACATTGAAAGATGCCTGGGCAAAAGAAGTGAAGAAAGGATAA
- a CDS encoding bifunctional nuclease family protein — translation MKKIELEIVALSHSITQTHSYAVVLGEVNGLRRLPIVIGGFEAQAIAVALERMQPSRPLTHDLMKNFMMAFNVELHEIVINDLQEGIFYSKLLCSTDHDTVEIDSRTSDALALAVRFGCPIYTYENILESAGILMEDEEKKKEEVAVSSSQVSSSGEEKEDLKALSIEELQTLLNDVLEQEDYIRAIAIRDELSNRKK, via the coding sequence ATGAAAAAGATAGAACTGGAAATAGTTGCCCTTTCGCACAGCATCACCCAAACGCATAGTTACGCAGTTGTGTTGGGTGAAGTAAACGGATTACGTCGGTTACCGATCGTTATTGGTGGTTTTGAAGCCCAAGCCATTGCTGTGGCACTTGAACGTATGCAACCCAGTCGCCCCCTTACGCATGACCTGATGAAGAATTTCATGATGGCTTTCAATGTTGAGCTGCATGAAATTGTGATCAACGATCTGCAGGAAGGTATCTTCTACTCCAAACTGCTTTGCTCTACCGACCATGATACGGTTGAAATCGACAGCCGCACCAGCGATGCACTTGCACTTGCTGTACGCTTCGGTTGCCCCATTTATACCTACGAGAATATTTTGGAAAGCGCAGGTATTTTAATGGAAGATGAAGAAAAGAAAAAAGAAGAAGTGGCAGTAAGCAGCTCACAGGTGAGCAGCAGCGGTGAAGAAAAAGAAGACCTGAAAGCATTAAGCATCGAAGAACTGCAAACCCTGCTCAATGATGTACTGGAGCAGGAAGACTATATCAGAGCCATTGCTATTCGTGATGAGCTGTCGAATAGAAAAAAGTAA
- a CDS encoding tetratricopeptide repeat protein, with protein MERIEQLRKFLRDSPNDSFLKHALALEHVKLGDDETAKQLFEELLEAEPGYVGSYYHLGKLFERIGDNDKAIEWYQKGMEVAKEKGEQHALGELRGAWEELTF; from the coding sequence ATGGAGCGGATAGAGCAATTGCGGAAGTTTTTAAGGGATAGTCCCAACGATAGTTTTCTAAAACATGCACTGGCGCTGGAACATGTAAAGCTGGGCGATGATGAAACAGCAAAGCAATTGTTTGAAGAGTTGTTGGAAGCTGAGCCGGGTTATGTGGGTTCGTATTACCATCTCGGTAAATTGTTTGAGCGGATCGGTGATAACGATAAAGCTATTGAATGGTATCAGAAAGGAATGGAAGTAGCGAAGGAAAAAGGGGAGCAGCATGCATTGGGTGAGTTGAGAGGGGCTTGGGAGGAGTTGACGTTTTAG
- the ispE gene encoding 4-(cytidine 5'-diphospho)-2-C-methyl-D-erythritol kinase, translating to MIVFPNCKINLGLHILNKREDGYHNLETVFYPVQLRDALEVVRRDDGRQTIDDSKTTHHSPLTTHISFSSTGLPIAGDEANNLCIKAYQLLKKDFSALPPVQMHLHKAIPMGAGLGGGSADGAFALKLLNDKFQLGLSTQQLIDYALQLGSDCPFFIVNKPCYATGRGEKLESVELDLSAYHFAIVNPGIHVNTGWAFAQLNSNGSGRSERPDPKQMIQQPIETWKDQLTNDFEEPVSKAHHEIAIIKQQLYDAGAVYASMTGSGSTVFGIFKEIPELAFSENYLYKMI from the coding sequence ATGATCGTTTTCCCTAATTGTAAGATCAATCTCGGATTACATATTCTCAATAAACGGGAAGATGGCTATCATAATCTCGAAACTGTTTTTTATCCGGTGCAGTTGAGAGATGCGTTGGAAGTAGTGAGAAGAGACGATGGACGACAGACCATAGACGACAGCAAGACCACTCACCACTCACCCCTCACTACTCACATTTCTTTCTCATCCACCGGTTTACCGATTGCCGGCGACGAAGCAAACAATCTCTGCATCAAAGCTTACCAATTACTCAAAAAAGATTTCTCTGCTCTCCCACCCGTTCAGATGCATTTACACAAAGCCATACCGATGGGTGCTGGTTTAGGTGGCGGCAGTGCCGATGGTGCCTTTGCATTGAAGTTGTTGAACGATAAATTTCAATTAGGATTATCAACACAGCAGTTAATTGATTATGCACTGCAGTTGGGAAGTGATTGTCCGTTCTTCATTGTAAATAAACCTTGCTATGCAACGGGCAGAGGTGAAAAGTTAGAATCAGTTGAGCTTGATTTATCAGCTTATCATTTTGCCATTGTAAATCCGGGCATTCATGTAAATACGGGTTGGGCTTTTGCGCAATTGAACAGCAATGGTTCAGGTCGCTCTGAGCGCCCCGACCCAAAACAAATGATTCAACAACCCATTGAAACCTGGAAAGACCAACTCACAAATGATTTTGAAGAACCGGTAAGCAAAGCACATCATGAGATTGCAATAATCAAACAACAACTCTATGATGCAGGTGCAGTATATGCAAGCATGACGGGAAGTGGAAGTACGGTGTTTGGGATATTTAAAGAAATACCGGAGTTGGCATTTTCAGAAAATTATTTATACAAAATGATATAA
- a CDS encoding nucleoside permease, which translates to MNLKSRLTVLSFLQFFIWGIWLISLGGYMFANFNNPIDPNLGSKVGNTYGTMGWASLFMPALIGIIADKYIRAEIMLGISHIIAAAGLYYASTVTNAADMYWAIFFVSCFYMPTIGLSNSVSYSLLSKQNLDVQKTFAPIRVWGTVGFIVAEWAVDLLGWTQNNNQFYFAAVAGVITGLYCFTLPRIETSKSTERKSFATRLGLDAFQLFKSPMMTKFFLFAMFLGAALQITNMFGNPFLGDFGKTPEYAESFAVKHSNILISLSQISETLFILAIPFFLKRFGIKQVMLISMIAWVLRFALFGLGNPGSGLSLLILSMIVYGMAFDFFNISGSLFVDREAKPGIRASAQGLFMLMTNGLGAILGGLFAGQVVDYFTDAAGVKDWPSIWYSFAAYSLVIAVLFFTTFKYKHDPDSIKSVAH; encoded by the coding sequence ATGAATCTGAAGTCCCGTCTTACGGTTTTAAGTTTTCTTCAGTTTTTTATTTGGGGGATATGGCTTATTTCTTTGGGAGGTTACATGTTTGCTAACTTCAATAATCCAATTGATCCAAACCTGGGTTCAAAAGTTGGCAATACATATGGAACAATGGGTTGGGCTTCATTGTTTATGCCTGCATTGATTGGTATAATAGCCGACAAATATATTCGGGCCGAAATCATGCTTGGCATCAGTCATATTATTGCTGCAGCAGGGTTGTATTACGCCAGCACGGTTACAAACGCCGCCGACATGTATTGGGCCATCTTTTTTGTAAGTTGTTTTTATATGCCAACGATCGGCTTAAGCAATTCAGTGTCTTACTCTTTATTAAGCAAACAAAACCTTGACGTACAAAAAACATTTGCTCCTATTCGGGTGTGGGGAACTGTTGGTTTTATTGTGGCTGAGTGGGCTGTTGATCTGTTGGGCTGGACGCAAAACAACAATCAATTCTATTTTGCAGCAGTTGCCGGTGTTATCACTGGCTTGTATTGTTTTACGTTACCTCGTATTGAAACAAGTAAGTCGACAGAACGAAAATCGTTTGCTACCCGTTTGGGTTTAGATGCATTTCAATTGTTCAAGAGTCCGATGATGACGAAGTTCTTTTTATTTGCTATGTTTTTAGGTGCAGCATTGCAGATCACAAATATGTTTGGTAACCCATTCCTCGGCGACTTTGGTAAAACTCCGGAGTATGCAGAAAGCTTTGCGGTAAAACACAGTAATATATTGATCTCGCTTTCACAGATTTCCGAAACGCTGTTTATTCTTGCGATTCCGTTTTTCCTGAAACGTTTTGGTATTAAGCAGGTAATGTTGATCAGTATGATCGCATGGGTACTACGCTTTGCGTTGTTTGGTTTAGGTAATCCGGGTTCAGGACTTTCGTTGCTCATACTGTCGATGATCGTATATGGTATGGCGTTTGACTTTTTTAATATTTCCGGTTCTCTCTTTGTTGACAGAGAAGCAAAGCCGGGTATCAGGGCAAGTGCACAAGGTTTGTTTATGTTGATGACAAATGGACTTGGTGCTATACTTGGTGGACTTTTTGCAGGACAGGTTGTTGATTATTTTACTGATGCCGCAGGAGTAAAAGACTGGCCAAGCATCTGGTATAGTTTTGCGGCTTACTCGCTGGTAATTGCAGTTTTATTTTTTACTACATTTAAATACAAACATGACCCCGATTCCATAAAGTCAGTAGCACATTAA